The following coding sequences are from one Salvia hispanica cultivar TCC Black 2014 chromosome 3, UniMelb_Shisp_WGS_1.0, whole genome shotgun sequence window:
- the LOC125214312 gene encoding transcription factor PCL1-like isoform X1: MSEEAKIDDAVSDWEDGLPSADDLTPLSQSLIPLELASAFRISPDPPRTAVDVTRASRTTLSSLRVSSSSAAAANFKPFGDDHAMAADDAADEGSDPKKTRRADSPDDPTVDNCTDDQSTATAKALKRPRLVWTPQLHKRFVDVVAHLGLKNAVPKTIMQLMNVEGLTRENVASHLQKYRLYVKRMQGLSNEGPSPSDHLFASTPLPTQSFNESSSAGPSHGNGIANGSHSSVGNNGSSANNHMGMSIPMPYPPPPQIVPMQMMGMAHGHGYHGYEAAHSHHSHHYQQQQYGSMMQQQRDWSGNKYNGYPQHHTTQNNSKC, encoded by the coding sequence ATGAGTGAAGAAGCCAAGATCGACGACGCCGTCTCCGACTGGGAGGACGGCCTCCCCTCCGCCGACGACCTCACCCCCTTATCCCAGTCCCTGATCCCCCTCGAATTGGCCTCCGCCTTCCGCATCTCGCCGGACCCGCCCCGCACCGCCGTCGACGTCACCCGCGCCTCCCGCACCACCCTCTCCTCCCTCCGcgtctcctcctcctccgccgccgccgccaattTCAAGCCCTTCGGCGACGATCACGCCATGGCCGCCGACGACGCCGCCGACGAGGGCTCCGACCCGAAGAAGACCCGCCGCGCCGACTCCCCCGACGATCCGACGGTCGACAACTGCACCGACGACCAGTCGACGGCCACGGCGAAGGCTCTGAAGCGGCCGCGCCTCGTGTGGACCCCGCAGCTGCACAAGCGGTTCGTGGACGTGGTGGCGCACCTAGGGCTGAAGAACGCCGTGCCGAAGACGATTATGCAGCTGATGAATGTCGAGGGTTTGACTCGGGAGAACGTCGCCAGCCATCTCCAGAAGTACAGGCTGTATGTGAAGAGGATGCAGGGTTTGTCCAACGAGGGGCCGTCGCCGTCCGATCACCTCTTTGCCTCGACTCCGCTGCCAACGCAGAGCTTCAACGAGTCGTCCAGCGCCGGCCCCAGCCACGGGAATGGAATTGCAAACGGCAGCCATAGCAGTGTTGGTAATAATGGAAGTAGTGCTAATAACCATATGGGGATGTCAATTCCGATGCCATACCCTCCGCCGCCTCAGATTGTGCCGATGCAGATGATGGGAATGGCGCATGGACACGGCTACCATGGATACGAAGCTGCGCATTCGCATCATAGTCATCACTATCAGCAGCAGCAGTATGGGAGTATGATGCAGCAGCAGAGGGATTGGTCTGGCAATAAGTATAATGGCTATCCGCAGCATCATACGACTCAAAACAATAGCAAGTGTTAG
- the LOC125214312 gene encoding transcription factor PCL1-like isoform X2 — MSEEAKIDDAVSDWEDGLPSADDLTPLSQSLIPLELASAFRISPDPPRTAVDVTRASRTTLSSLRVSSSSAAAANFKPFGDDHAMAADDAADEGSDPKKTRRADSPDDPTVDNCTDDQSTATAKALKRPRLVWTPQLHKRFVDVVAHLGLKNAVPKTIMQLMNVEGLTRENVASHLQKYRLYVKRMQGLSNEGPSPSDHLFASTPLPTQSFNESSSAGPSHGNGIANGSHSSVDCADADDGNGAWTRLPWIRSCAFAS; from the exons ATGAGTGAAGAAGCCAAGATCGACGACGCCGTCTCCGACTGGGAGGACGGCCTCCCCTCCGCCGACGACCTCACCCCCTTATCCCAGTCCCTGATCCCCCTCGAATTGGCCTCCGCCTTCCGCATCTCGCCGGACCCGCCCCGCACCGCCGTCGACGTCACCCGCGCCTCCCGCACCACCCTCTCCTCCCTCCGcgtctcctcctcctccgccgccgccgccaattTCAAGCCCTTCGGCGACGATCACGCCATGGCCGCCGACGACGCCGCCGACGAGGGCTCCGACCCGAAGAAGACCCGCCGCGCCGACTCCCCCGACGATCCGACGGTCGACAACTGCACCGACGACCAGTCGACGGCCACGGCGAAGGCTCTGAAGCGGCCGCGCCTCGTGTGGACCCCGCAGCTGCACAAGCGGTTCGTGGACGTGGTGGCGCACCTAGGGCTGAAGAACGCCGTGCCGAAGACGATTATGCAGCTGATGAATGTCGAGGGTTTGACTCGGGAGAACGTCGCCAGCCATCTCCAGAAGTACAGGCTGTATGTGAAGAGGATGCAGGGTTTGTCCAACGAGGGGCCGTCGCCGTCCGATCACCTCTTTGCCTCGACTCCGCTGCCAACGCAGAGCTTCAACGAGTCGTCCAGCGCCGGCCCCAGCCACGGGAATGGAATTGCAAACGGCAGCCATAGCAGTGTTG ATTGTGCCGATGCAGATGATGGGAATGGCGCATGGACACGGCTACCATGGATACGAAGCTGCGCATTCGCATCATAG
- the LOC125214257 gene encoding uncharacterized protein LOC125214257 encodes MHARSNMGFHSNCGESYDSKSSKVNIGLSPQMKQRTKLGSILNLEEYEDGLHPQAVKAAEKSKGFHQKKHGETKLCKSEEVVRYMSCLPSYLERGENPEKAFNIGVLDWSQLEKWQHNNADVFGINAKPSPSSSTSSSFIPSNVSSSRPGRDTGLSHHHRELIRPSTSTGVPSSGLELLTGRGGELPKRRNDSKDLLRLQQDLLQATQSSKQDSANRQKDSRSLDLALPKVTKIRSWPSDTDSIISGSKGNGTLRKGEASKAKEQVPNSAISSLDFSGRCKTTVPKLTNDPGQRHFAALHQSDSSEGNRNRLLEENQFHAGPDTKVPHNDLRSKNNRFYSVFSEEGKTRDSQVEKSFMEVRPLNALSGEEQTIPFTQSVSISPARRKNLEKKNSDSKPRNLAQDEILQKVDGLESTKVRNPSPTRRFSFGISRVGRSSNSNSSDIPKQVINLPDSKATSTSACSDHSGEKSNANSRARSSPLRRLLEPLMKPKGVESCKFARSSERNPSARDRSLKSSAGQRESPSLLSVKETVDINCFSKDDRSRCTRTNGASPMQAFLQIAVTNGLPLFTFTVDNCRDILAAKVKELSSKENMCGWIYTFFSFRETKKKHAQWINQGSKDNNHGVVSNIVAQMKVSDIVDTDATGTRHDKSSGKEFVLSAVGSREADQMADCLPCDELAAIVVKNPERVCEQLTQSTGGLKEPFQRSIHRSSSGNESGSDGPFSTTVILPGGHHGVPSKGEPSTLIKRWKSGGSCDCGGWDLGCQLTVLTGRNKSSQRFSSIKSHHSSAVKLFSQEEGERPMFTFSPFKEGIFSIEFDSSLKLVQAFSIAIAVVHSGGSVLLSSSVVGETENSVSKIMEVAAKYASNPPVSPVARV; translated from the exons ATGCATGCTAGGAGCAACATGGGATTTCATTCAAATTGTGGTGAGTCATATGATTCAAAATCAAGTAAAGTAAATATTGGTTTGTCACCCCAAATGAAACAGAGGACGAAACTGGGATCCATTTTGAACTTGGAGGAATACGAGGATGGTCTACATCCACAAGCTGTGAAGGCTGCAGAAAAATCTAAAGGTTTTCATCAGAAGAAACATGGCGAAACCAAGTTATGCAAAAGTGAAGAAGTTGTTAGGTACATGTCATGTTTACCTAGTTATTTGGAGAGGGGAGAAAATCCGGAGAAAGCATTCAACATTGGGGTCCTTGATTGGAGTCAACTAGAGAAGTGGCAGCATAACAATGCTGATGTCTTTGGTATAAATGCCAAACCTTCACCTTCCAGTAGTACCTCTTCATCATTTATCCCCTCCAATGTATCATCGTCACGTCCTGGCAGGGATACCGGTTTGTCTCATCATCATCGTGAACTAATTCGTCCCTCAACTTCAACTGGAGTCCCATCAAGTGGCTTAGAGCTACTTACTGGGCGTGGAGGGGAACTCCCCAAGCGCAGGAATGACTCGAAAGATCTCTTACGTCTGCAGCAGGATTTGTTGCAAGCAACTCAGTCTTCTAAGCAGGACAGTGCTAACAGGCAAAAAGATAGCAGAAGCCTAGACCTGGCCCTGCCAAAAGTTACTAAGATCAGATCGTGGCCTTCTGATACAGATAGCATCATATCTGGTTCTAAAGGGAATGGCACCCTTCGGAAAGGGGAAGCTTCAAAAGCCAAAGAGCAGGTTCCCAATTCTGCCATCAGCAGTCTTGATTTCTCTGGAAGATGCAAAACAACAGTCCCCAAGTTAACAAATGATCCAGGACAGAGACATTTTGCTGCACTTCATCAATCTGATTCATCTGAAGGCAACAGAAACCGATTGCTGGAAGAAAATCAGTTTCATGCAGGACCTGACACGAAGGTCCCTCATAATGATTTGAGATCTAAAAATAATCGGTTCTACTCCGTTTTCAGTGAAGAAGGCAAGACAAGGGACTCACAAGTAGAGAAATCTTTCATGGAAGTAAGGCCCCTCAACGCCCTGTCTGGTGAAGAACAAACAATCCCGTTTACTCAAAGTGTGTCAATAAGTCCTGCTAGAAGGAAGAATCTGGAAAAGAAGAACTCAGACTCGAAGCCAAGAAACTTAGCTCAAGATGAAATTCTCCAGAAAGTTGATGGCTTGGAATCAACCAAGGTCAGGAATCCCTCACCAACTCGAAGATTCAGCTTTGGCATCAGTAGAGTTGGCAGGAGTTCCAACTCAAACTCGTCAGATATACCAAAACAAGTTATAAATTTACCTGATTCAAAGGCTACTTCTACTTCAGCTTGCTCAGATCATTCTGgtgaaaaatcaaatgctaATAGCAGAGCCAGATCTAGTCCGCTGAGAAGGCTACTGGAGCCCTTAATGAAGCCAAAGGGTGTTGAATCTTGTAAGTTTGCTCGATCATCTGAGAGAAATCCATCAGCAAGGGACAGGAGCTTGAAGTCGTCCGCTGGCCAAAGAGAATCTCCATCTTTGCTATCAGTTAAAGAAACGGTAGATATAAACTGTTTCAGCAAGGATGATAGATCACGTTGTACGCGGACGAACGGAGCATCACCAATGCAAGCTTTTCTGCAAATAGCTGTAACAAACGGTCTTCCTCTGTTCACATTTACAGTTGATAATTGCCGTGATATTTTAGCAGCAAAGGTTAAAGAATTAAGCTCAAAGGAGAATATGTGCGGATGGATCTATACATTCTTCTCTTTCCGTGAAACTAAGAAAAAACATGCTCAGTGGATCAACCAAGGAAGCAAAGACAATAACCATGGTGTTGTATCAAACATTGTTGCACAGATGAAGGTATCTGACATTGTGGACACTGATGCAACTGGGACTAGGCACGATAAATCTAGTGGAAAAGAGTTTGTTCTGTCGGCTGTGGGATCACGAGAGGCAGATCAGATGGCAGACTGTTTGCCATGCGACGAGCTTGCTGCTATTGTGGTAAAGAATCCAGAAAGGGTTTGTGAACAGTTAACCCAATCAACAGGAGGCTTGAAAGAGCCATTTCAACGAAGCATACATCGTTCAAGTTCAGGGAATGAATCTGGAAGTGATGGCCCTTTTAGCACAACGGTCATCCTTCCTGGCGGTCATCATGGGGTGCCTAGCAAAGGAGAACCTTCAACGCTGATCAAAAGATGGAAATCGGGAGGATCATGCGATTGTGGAGGCTGGGATTTGGGCTGTCAACTAACAGTCCTTACTGGCAGAAATAAGTCAAGTCAGAGATTCAGCTCAATCAAATCCCACCATTCAAGTGCTGTGAAGCTGTTCTCTCAG GAAGAAGGCGAACGACCCATGTTTACCTTTTCGCCATTCAAGGAAGGGATCTTCTCAATCGAGTTTGATTCATCACTCAAACTGGTACAAGCATTCTCCATCGCTATTGCAGTTGTGCACAGCGGGGGATCAGTCTTGTTATCATCAAGTGTGGTCGGAGAAACCGAAAACAGTGTGTCGAAAATCATGGAGGTTGCTGCAAAATATGCCTCAAATCCTCCTGTTTCCCCTGTTGCTAGAGTCTGA
- the LOC125211267 gene encoding ATP synthase small subunit 6-A, mitochondrial: MRKFDPWPVFFKREWKRCWPFLVGFAVTGTIVTKMSLGLTEEDAAKSPFAQRHKKH; the protein is encoded by the exons ATGAGGAAATTTGATCCGTGGCCGGTGTTCTTCAAGAGAGAATGGAAACGCTGCTGGCCGTTCCTAGTCGGATTCGCAGTCACTGGCACCATTGTCACTAAGATGTCCCTCGGCCTCACCG AGGAGGATGCGGCGAAGTCTCCATTCGCGCAGAGGCACAAAAAGC ATTGA
- the LOC125211272 gene encoding uncharacterized protein LOC125211272, giving the protein MATSLIAKRATTSIGRASDLFRTSFAFLRGLSTTTSPAADGAKKPKRKKKKKNLFEVAQFLPNWGLGYHMAKTHWAEVSYEITKINLYKDGRHGKAWGIAHKNGLPAADAPKKISGVHKRCWRYIPMTKQIEQSVPKQEASIPKQEVETA; this is encoded by the exons ATGGCGACTTCCCTCATTGCTAAAAGGGCCACCACTTCCATAGGAAGAGCTTCTGACCTCTTCAGAACATCATTCGCCTTCCTGCGCGGTCTTAGCACCACCACCAGCCCCGCCGCCGACGGAGCCAAGAAGCCTAAgcggaagaagaagaagaagaatctcTTCGAGGTGGCCCAGTTTCTTCCCAACTGGGGACTTGGCTATCACATGGCCAAAACTCACTGGGCCGAGGTCTCCTACGAGATCACCAAAATCAATCTCTACAAA GATGGAAGACATGGAAAAGCTTGGGGGATTGCTCACAAAAATG GCTTGCCAGCTGCTGATGCCCCGAAGAAAATCAGCGGTGTCCACAAGCGCTGTTGGAGATACATCCCCATGACAAAACAAATAGAACAAAGTGTGCCTAAACAGGAAGCAAGCATCCCAAAACAAGAAGTGGAAACTGCGTGA